From a single Bacillus sp. NEB1478 genomic region:
- the yqfC gene encoding sporulation protein YqfC: MGKLRQQVNKWLMQNLDLPADVIMDLPRITMIGQIHIYIENHRGVKAFSNEQLALKLKQGTLLIKGSDFVIKTILPEEILLEGTVSSVYFEND, from the coding sequence ATGGGAAAATTGCGGCAGCAAGTAAACAAATGGTTGATGCAAAACCTGGATTTACCAGCAGATGTAATAATGGATTTGCCCCGGATTACAATGATCGGTCAAATACACATTTATATAGAAAATCATCGTGGAGTTAAAGCCTTCTCCAATGAACAGCTTGCACTTAAGTTAAAGCAAGGGACACTTTTGATAAAAGGCAGCGACTTTGTAATAAAAACAATTTTGCCGGAAGAAATCCTTTTAGAAGGAACTGTATCTTCCGTTTATTTTGAAAATGATTAG